The Kitasatospora sp. NBC_00374 genome has a segment encoding these proteins:
- a CDS encoding globin domain-containing protein encodes MPFDPAVLRASFAVVERRADQLTKYFYAHLFTHSPGLRALFPARMDEQRDRLFSAVTQLVLRLEEPGLLRDYLTALGRDHRKFGAAPQHYPAIGASLIASLRHFSGHYWTPEIEKAWTEAYTVISQTMIEATADAARAAPGWWQADVTARRRAAPDLVVLTLAPDRPYPFTAGQYLTLCSPRVPRVWRPYSIACAPRPDHTLELHVRRVPAGLLSTVLVNDVLPGESVRLGPPRGDAVLAPGSTRPVLAVAGGTGWAQIKSLIEQLARDGGRPTTLHLAARGSSDQYDLAAVRQLARRHRWLDVVPTAPADGAGPEQAGGLLRTGLLRHRDLSGHDIHLSGPPGLVPQLADQLTAQGARPELIRHDPGPATFNRARPLTSSEWFLDQRDPAWINPTDLA; translated from the coding sequence GTGCCCTTCGACCCCGCCGTCCTCCGAGCCAGCTTCGCCGTTGTCGAACGCCGCGCCGACCAGCTGACCAAGTACTTCTACGCCCACCTGTTCACCCACAGCCCGGGCCTGCGGGCGCTGTTCCCGGCCCGGATGGACGAGCAGCGCGACCGGCTGTTCAGCGCCGTCACCCAGCTGGTGCTGCGGCTGGAGGAACCGGGACTGCTCCGCGACTACCTGACGGCCCTCGGCCGCGACCACCGCAAGTTCGGCGCCGCCCCCCAGCACTACCCCGCCATCGGCGCCAGCCTGATCGCCTCGCTCAGACACTTCTCCGGGCACTACTGGACACCGGAGATCGAGAAGGCCTGGACCGAGGCCTACACCGTGATCTCCCAGACGATGATCGAGGCCACGGCCGACGCCGCCCGGGCCGCCCCCGGCTGGTGGCAGGCCGACGTGACCGCCCGGCGCCGGGCCGCGCCCGATCTCGTCGTCCTCACCCTGGCCCCCGACCGCCCGTACCCGTTCACCGCCGGGCAGTACCTCACACTCTGCTCGCCCCGGGTGCCACGCGTCTGGCGCCCGTACTCGATCGCCTGCGCCCCGCGCCCCGACCACACCCTCGAACTGCACGTCCGCCGGGTGCCGGCCGGGCTGCTGAGCACCGTGCTGGTCAACGACGTGCTGCCGGGTGAGTCCGTCCGCCTCGGGCCGCCGCGGGGCGACGCCGTCCTCGCCCCCGGCTCCACCCGCCCGGTGCTCGCCGTGGCCGGCGGGACGGGCTGGGCGCAGATCAAGTCGCTGATCGAGCAGCTCGCCCGGGACGGCGGCCGCCCCACCACCCTGCACCTGGCCGCCCGCGGCAGCTCCGACCAGTACGACCTGGCCGCCGTCCGGCAGCTGGCGCGGCGCCACCGCTGGCTGGACGTGGTGCCCACCGCCCCAGCAGACGGCGCCGGGCCCGAGCAGGCGGGCGGGCTGCTGCGCACCGGCCTGCTCCGGCACCGGGACCTCTCCGGCCACGACATCCACCTCAGCGGACCGCCCGGCCTCGTCCCGCAGCTGGCCGACCAGCTGACCGCGCAGGGCGCCCGGCCCGAACTGATCCGGCACGACCCGGGGCCGGCCACCTTCAACCGGGCGCGGCCGCTGACCTCGTCCGAGTGGTTCCTCGACCAGCGCGACCCGGCCTGGATCAACCCCACCGACCTCGCCTGA